Proteins encoded in a region of the Methanobrevibacter millerae genome:
- a CDS encoding (5-formylfuran-3-yl)methyl phosphate synthase has protein sequence MLLLISPINHEEALESIKGGADIVDVKNPKEGSLGANFPWVIKEIRELTPEDKLVSATLGDVPYKPGTVSLAAMGAHVSGADYIKVGLYGTKNYDEAVEVMKNVSKTVKDVSPDTIVVAAGYADAHRVGAVDPMEIPKVARDANCDLAMLDTAVKDGHTLFDYLDIDKLTEFVEEAHSYNLKTALAGSVKKDQLKPLHDIGCDVVGIRGAACVGGDRNTGKIHHTAVAELKELCDSF, from the coding sequence ATGCTTCTATTAATTAGTCCTATAAACCATGAAGAAGCTCTTGAATCTATTAAAGGTGGAGCGGATATTGTTGATGTTAAAAATCCTAAAGAAGGATCTTTAGGTGCTAATTTCCCTTGGGTTATTAAAGAGATTAGGGAATTAACTCCTGAAGATAAATTAGTTAGTGCTACTTTAGGAGATGTGCCTTACAAACCAGGTACTGTTTCTCTTGCGGCAATGGGAGCTCATGTTTCAGGAGCAGATTATATCAAAGTAGGATTATACGGAACCAAAAACTACGACGAAGCTGTTGAAGTTATGAAAAATGTATCTAAAACTGTTAAAGACGTAAGTCCAGACACTATTGTTGTGGCTGCTGGATATGCTGATGCTCATCGTGTTGGTGCTGTTGATCCTATGGAAATTCCGAAAGTAGCTCGTGATGCAAACTGTGATTTGGCAATGTTAGATACTGCTGTAAAGGATGGTCATACTTTATTTGATTATTTGGATATTGATAAACTAACTGAATTTGTTGAAGAAGCTCATAGTTATAATTTAAAAACTGCTCTCGCAGGTTCTGTTAAAAAAGATCAATTAAAACCATTACATGATATTGGTTGTGATGTAGTTGGTATCAGAGGCGCTGCCTGTGTTGGCGGTGACCGTAACACTGGTAAAATACATCATACTGCTGTAGCTGAGTTAAAAGAATTATGTGATTCATTTTAA
- a CDS encoding LUD domain-containing protein: MKSSELETMRMSFNTVKSRSSEIKDSPQVKRLEKRVREIKKYSIENSKELYSHAIESFKRNGIDVEFAETKEDAINIIFDLIDCYDNKVIAKAKSNTLGEINLKDELANKKWDVVETDLGDRILQLKKTDNKPVHPTGPASHLNVSEITNIVNDSLDSNVNPIPREIMELVRSDVLNRLENASVGISGANAIASEEGSCVMVHNEGNISLVSLKDLHIIVAGIDKIVPTLEDAISVAKLETVYATGNYVTSYMNVISGPSKTADIEKKLLKNMYGAERVVVIFLDNGRSSASEECLWCIGCGNCVVHCPVYNAVGNEFGFNNYLGGRGVAMSKFIEDDETCYESGLYMCTLCGLCTLNCPVAIPTNEIIENMRKLSSEVGFYPKVHGKIKDNVSNNDSPY; encoded by the coding sequence ATGAAGAGCAGTGAACTTGAAACCATGAGAATGTCATTCAATACAGTAAAGTCAAGATCATCTGAAATTAAGGATTCTCCTCAGGTAAAAAGATTGGAAAAGAGGGTTCGTGAAATTAAAAAATATTCTATTGAAAATTCTAAAGAATTATACAGCCATGCCATTGAATCATTCAAACGCAATGGCATTGATGTAGAGTTTGCTGAAACCAAGGAAGATGCCATAAATATTATTTTTGATTTAATTGATTGCTATGACAATAAGGTAATTGCCAAAGCTAAGTCAAACACATTAGGTGAAATTAATCTTAAGGATGAGTTGGCTAATAAAAAATGGGATGTTGTTGAAACGGATTTGGGTGACAGAATATTGCAGCTTAAAAAAACGGATAATAAGCCAGTCCATCCAACAGGTCCTGCTTCTCATTTGAATGTGTCTGAAATAACAAATATTGTCAATGATTCCCTTGACAGCAATGTCAATCCAATTCCTCGTGAAATTATGGAACTTGTCAGAAGTGATGTATTAAATCGCCTGGAAAATGCAAGTGTAGGTATATCTGGTGCTAATGCAATAGCATCCGAAGAAGGGTCATGCGTAATGGTTCACAATGAGGGTAATATTTCACTGGTTTCACTAAAAGACTTGCATATAATTGTGGCTGGAATCGATAAAATTGTACCTACATTGGAAGACGCAATTTCTGTTGCAAAACTTGAAACTGTTTATGCAACAGGAAACTATGTGACATCATATATGAATGTAATTTCCGGACCGTCAAAAACCGCAGACATCGAAAAAAAACTTCTAAAGAATATGTATGGTGCTGAAAGGGTAGTTGTAATATTTTTGGATAATGGAAGAAGTTCAGCCAGTGAAGAGTGTCTTTGGTGTATCGGCTGTGGAAACTGTGTTGTGCATTGTCCTGTTTATAATGCTGTCGGCAATGAATTCGGTTTTAATAATTATTTGGGAGGTCGTGGTGTTGCAATGTCCAAATTCATTGAAGATGATGAGACATGCTATGAATCAGGCCTTTACATGTGCACCTTATGTGGATTATGCACTCTAAATTGTCCTGTAGCCATTCCAACAAATGAAATAATTGAAAATATGAGAAAATTATCTTCGGAAGTTGGTTTTTATCCTAAAGTACATGGCAAAATCAAGGATAATGTAAGTAATAACGATTCACCATACTGA
- a CDS encoding (Fe-S)-binding protein, with amino-acid sequence MIYFRGCTAREKETSIKDATEMLLDLAGVDYRVLDDEKCCGSVLLRTGFVDEAQKQIQKNSEVLSGELILTSCAGCYKTLKDDYEGLDVIHISQFLNQLIDEGKLNFKKHDLKVTYHDSCHLGRHCDVFDEPRNVISNVANMVEMENVRENSICCGAGGGVKSAYPEIASQMADSRIKQAIDTDADLLVTPCPFCKLNLKDHGIDVFDLTEFLVRYGDINEEQ; translated from the coding sequence ATGATATACTTTAGAGGTTGCACTGCACGTGAAAAGGAAACTTCCATAAAAGATGCAACAGAAATGTTATTGGATTTGGCAGGTGTGGACTATAGAGTTTTGGATGATGAAAAATGCTGTGGGTCTGTATTGTTGAGAACAGGTTTTGTCGATGAAGCTCAAAAACAGATTCAAAAAAATAGTGAAGTTTTAAGTGGAGAACTCATATTAACTTCATGTGCTGGATGTTATAAGACGTTAAAAGATGATTATGAAGGCCTTGATGTTATTCATATTTCACAATTTTTAAATCAGTTGATTGATGAGGGAAAATTGAATTTCAAAAAACATGATTTAAAAGTTACCTATCATGATTCCTGTCATTTGGGACGTCATTGCGATGTATTTGATGAGCCTAGAAATGTCATTTCAAATGTTGCGAATATGGTTGAAATGGAAAATGTTCGTGAAAATAGCATTTGCTGTGGTGCTGGTGGTGGAGTAAAATCTGCTTATCCTGAAATTGCATCTCAAATGGCTGATTCACGTATAAAACAGGCTATTGATACTGATGCGGACTTATTGGTCACACCGTGTCCCTTTTGCAAGCTTAACTTAAAAGATCATGGTATTGATGTGTTTGACTTGACAGAATTTTTAGTAAGATATGGTGATATTAATGAAGAGCAGTGA
- a CDS encoding DUF2304 domain-containing protein, with translation MYLYALIFPIISVIAIIWFITRYLKGKNSFATVVLWSIFWIVVSLFAIFPDISITFARLFGITRGLDFIIILVFVILFYTILKLYFIVDKMQNNLNTLVKEVALNNEINVDDEEE, from the coding sequence ATGTATTTATATGCTTTAATATTTCCTATAATTTCTGTAATTGCTATCATATGGTTTATTACAAGATATTTGAAGGGAAAAAATTCATTTGCAACTGTTGTTTTATGGTCTATATTCTGGATTGTTGTTAGTTTATTTGCAATTTTTCCAGATATCAGTATTACATTTGCACGATTATTCGGTATAACTCGTGGTTTGGACTTTATCATTATATTAGTATTTGTAATTTTGTTCTATACCATTTTAAAGTTATATTTCATTGTTGATAAAATGCAAAATAATTTAAATACTCTTGTTAAGGAAGTTGCACTTAACAACGAAATAAACGTGGATGATGAGGAAGAATAA
- a CDS encoding glycosyltransferase family 2 protein, translating to MGHEITEEDKNATYVVLPAYNEATRIRPVIVDIASKGYNMVIVNDGSSDNTLEVVKQVKKEFPDKIHIFSLMINRGVGIATQTGFEAVLRFNPKYVVSMDSDGQHSADDLDEMIKPLVTGEAEAVIGVRPFEDMPKTRSFANSVMNFLTKIFYRVDVSDSQTGFRAITVDALDKISINAVGYLISSEFIREVNDNNIPFAEVPIQTIYTPETQAKGTNVTVALKILFQMIKHQF from the coding sequence ATGGGACATGAAATAACTGAGGAAGATAAAAATGCAACGTATGTGGTTCTTCCAGCATATAATGAAGCTACAAGAATCAGGCCGGTTATAGTGGATATAGCCAGTAAAGGTTATAATATGGTCATTGTAAATGACGGTTCATCAGACAATACTTTGGAAGTTGTTAAACAGGTAAAAAAAGAATTTCCTGATAAGATACATATTTTTTCTCTGATGATTAATAGGGGAGTTGGTATAGCTACCCAAACAGGTTTTGAAGCTGTTTTAAGATTCAACCCAAAATATGTTGTCAGTATGGATTCTGATGGGCAGCATTCAGCTGATGACTTGGATGAAATGATAAAACCATTGGTTACTGGTGAAGCTGAAGCAGTAATTGGTGTAAGACCTTTTGAGGATATGCCAAAAACCAGAAGCTTTGCAAATTCCGTCATGAATTTTTTAACAAAGATATTTTATAGGGTGGACGTAAGTGATTCTCAAACGGGTTTTAGAGCCATAACCGTTGATGCGTTGGATAAGATTTCTATCAATGCTGTAGGATATCTCATTTCTTCTGAATTCATACGTGAAGTCAATGACAATAATATTCCTTTTGCAGAAGTCCCAATTCAAACAATTTATACTCCTGAAACTCAAGCTAAAGGAACAAATGTGACTGTTGCACTTAAAATTTTGTTCCAAATGATTAAACATCAATTTTAA
- the ribC gene encoding riboflavin synthase — MRIGICDTTFARFDMASAAIDELKNNAYDLQIIRETVPGVKDLPVTAKILIEEENCDIVMALGMPGPMEKDKMCAHEASTGLINAQLMTNTHILEVFVHEDEEEDPVELSKLAENRAREHAQNLIKMMYHRKAMRKEAGMGMREGKEDAGPL; from the coding sequence ATGAGGATTGGAATTTGTGATACAACATTTGCTCGTTTTGATATGGCGTCTGCTGCTATAGATGAGCTTAAAAATAATGCTTATGATTTACAAATAATTCGTGAGACCGTTCCTGGTGTTAAAGACTTGCCGGTAACAGCTAAAATCCTCATAGAAGAGGAAAACTGTGATATTGTAATGGCTCTTGGAATGCCGGGACCTATGGAAAAGGACAAGATGTGTGCTCATGAAGCATCAACAGGCCTTATCAATGCGCAGCTCATGACAAATACTCATATTTTAGAGGTTTTTGTTCATGAGGATGAGGAAGAAGACCCTGTTGAATTAAGCAAATTGGCTGAAAACAGAGCACGTGAACATGCTCAAAATTTAATAAAGATGATGTATCATAGAAAAGCTATGAGAAAAGAAGCTGGAATGGGAATGCGTGAAGGAAAAGAAGATGCCGGACCATTATAG